A region from the Aliarcobacter thereius LMG 24486 genome encodes:
- a CDS encoding AAA family ATPase, giving the protein MKQNSNNKNMDKNFKLMLLSAIALIVLFTYTLYKSSSNIEGTGYYIGIVFLIILLILSFILRAKQEKIREYFKIGKTKEEPSNFDKELKKNYEQNVAIEQGVQSVKSNITFKDVAGIKEIKEELEEIVDFLNNPKKYQKFGVKLPKGVLLVGPPGVGKTLIARAVAGEAQVPFFYQSGASFVHIYVGMGAKKVRELFNSAKINAPSIVFIDEIDAVGKARSGKSNDERESTLNELLTQMDGFEGDSGVIVIAATNKIEVLDDALLRAGRFDRRVHLSLPNIDDRKKILELYLKETNNEINIDKLVNETAGFNSAALSTLVNEALLNMIKNNRQVLDYSDIEVAKNKLEFGKKQIKILDNEQKDILATYQTCKAFISKTKIALLDENIYKTDSVYPSFSELVMSIKIDLAGVIGLELIKKEKFFVNESDIKRAYDLALKMVLDYKMATDENELINSIKNDLRATLSQNIDELNRLKEIMLKNEVITLNDF; this is encoded by the coding sequence ATGAAGCAAAATTCAAATAATAAAAATATGGATAAGAACTTTAAGCTAATGCTTCTATCAGCTATTGCATTGATAGTTTTATTTACTTATACACTTTATAAAAGTAGTTCAAATATTGAAGGGACAGGATATTATATTGGAATTGTATTTTTAATTATATTACTTATTTTATCTTTTATCTTAAGAGCTAAACAAGAGAAAATAAGAGAGTATTTTAAAATAGGAAAAACAAAAGAAGAGCCTTCGAATTTTGATAAAGAACTCAAAAAGAACTATGAACAAAATGTTGCTATTGAGCAAGGTGTTCAATCTGTAAAATCAAATATTACTTTTAAAGATGTTGCAGGAATAAAAGAGATTAAAGAAGAGCTTGAAGAGATAGTTGATTTTTTAAATAATCCAAAAAAATACCAAAAGTTTGGTGTAAAACTTCCAAAAGGTGTTTTACTAGTTGGTCCTCCAGGAGTTGGAAAAACTTTGATTGCAAGAGCAGTTGCAGGAGAAGCACAAGTTCCATTTTTTTATCAAAGTGGAGCTAGTTTTGTTCATATTTATGTGGGAATGGGAGCAAAAAAAGTAAGAGAACTTTTTAATAGTGCAAAGATAAATGCTCCATCTATTGTTTTTATAGATGAAATTGATGCAGTTGGTAAAGCAAGAAGTGGAAAATCAAATGATGAAAGAGAATCAACATTAAATGAACTTCTAACTCAGATGGATGGATTTGAAGGAGATAGTGGAGTTATTGTAATTGCTGCTACAAATAAAATTGAAGTTTTAGATGATGCACTTTTAAGAGCTGGAAGATTTGATAGAAGAGTTCATTTGAGTTTACCAAATATAGATGATAGAAAGAAAATTTTGGAGCTATATTTAAAAGAAACAAACAATGAAATAAATATTGATAAACTTGTAAATGAAACAGCAGGATTTAACTCAGCAGCACTTTCAACCTTGGTAAATGAAGCACTTTTAAATATGATAAAAAACAATAGACAAGTACTTGATTATAGTGATATTGAAGTGGCAAAAAATAAATTAGAATTTGGTAAAAAACAGATAAAAATACTTGATAATGAACAAAAAGATATTTTAGCTACTTATCAAACTTGTAAAGCATTTATTTCAAAAACAAAAATAGCACTTTTGGATGAAAATATATATAAAACAGATTCCGTATATCCATCTTTTAGTGAGTTAGTTATGAGTATTAAGATTGATTTAGCTGGTGTTATTGGACTTGAACTTATAAAAAAAGAGAAGTTTTTTGTAAATGAATCTGATATAAAAAGAGCTTATGATTTAGCTTTAAAAATGGTTTTAGATTATAAAATGGCAACAGATGAAAATGAGCTTATAAACTCTATAAAGAATGATTTAAGAGCAACACTTTCTCAAAACATTGATGAACTTAATAGATTAAAAGAGATTATGCTTAAAAATGAGGTAATAACTCTAAATGATTTCTAA
- the bioV gene encoding pimelyl-ACP methyl ester esterase BioV gives MISKSFFSGFCFINESELFEEYIEKGEFVVSGFSYGAIKAFLEVRNSKKRVDKLQLFSPAFFQNKDEKFKRMQVMFFKKDEESYIKTFLKNVKANSSKDIEKFFKKGNYEELEELINFKWSKEDLEELLGKGLKIEVFLGQNDKIIDSLEAKEFFKDFATVYYFKDKGHIL, from the coding sequence ATGATTTCTAAGAGTTTTTTTAGTGGTTTTTGCTTTATAAATGAGAGTGAACTTTTTGAAGAGTATATAGAAAAAGGAGAATTTGTAGTAAGTGGATTCTCTTATGGAGCTATAAAAGCTTTTTTAGAAGTAAGAAATAGTAAAAAAAGAGTTGATAAATTACAACTCTTTTCTCCAGCTTTTTTTCAAAATAAAGATGAAAAGTTTAAAAGAATGCAAGTTATGTTTTTCAAAAAAGATGAAGAATCATATATAAAAACTTTTTTGAAAAATGTCAAAGCTAACTCTTCAAAAGATATAGAAAAGTTTTTTAAAAAAGGAAACTATGAAGAGCTAGAAGAGCTTATAAACTTTAAATGGAGCAAAGAAGATTTAGAAGAGTTATTAGGAAAAGGTCTTAAAATAGAGGTTTTTTTAGGGCAAAATGATAAAATTATTGATAGTTTAGAAGCAAAAGAGTTTTTTAAAGATTTTGCTACTGTTTACTATTTTAAAGATAAAGGACATATATTATGA
- the mog gene encoding molybdopterin adenylyltransferase, whose protein sequence is MIAKIGIITTSDRASSGVYEDLSGKAIIDTLNSYLKTPWEPVYRCISDDRKIIENTLIDLIDNEKCSLVVTTGGTGPALRDVTPEATEAVCDRMMPGFGELMRSISLQYVPTAILSRQTAGLRGSSLIVNLPGKPKSIKECLDAVFPAIPYCIDIMEGPYLETDEEVIKAFRPKK, encoded by the coding sequence ATGATTGCAAAAATTGGAATAATCACAACAAGCGATAGAGCAAGTTCAGGAGTTTATGAAGATTTATCAGGAAAAGCTATTATTGATACTTTAAATAGTTATCTAAAAACTCCTTGGGAACCAGTTTATAGATGTATTAGTGATGATAGAAAAATTATTGAAAATACTTTAATCGATTTAATTGATAATGAAAAATGCTCTTTAGTTGTAACAACAGGTGGAACAGGACCAGCATTAAGAGATGTAACTCCAGAAGCCACAGAAGCAGTTTGTGATAGAATGATGCCAGGTTTTGGAGAGCTTATGAGAAGTATAAGCTTACAATATGTTCCAACTGCGATTTTATCAAGACAAACAGCAGGTCTTAGAGGAAGTTCATTAATAGTAAATCTTCCAGGAAAACCAAAATCAATAAAAGAGTGTTTGGATGCAGTTTTCCCAGCAATTCCATACTGTATAGATATTATGGAAGGTCCATATTTAGAAACAGATGAAGAAGTTATAAAAGCTTTTAGACCAAAAAAATAA
- a CDS encoding ABC transporter ATP-binding protein, with protein MNIIDFENINVGYDERVVLKNINLKIEAGEHWAILGANGSGKSTLMKLIQSEIHPRHTNEFKKEILGKSHYSIFELKKELGIITNDLHNYFAKEASYMNGFEVVLSGHYSSVGIFTHQDFSKEQIKRVKEVMNFLEISDLKDLKVAQMSTGQLRKCIVARALIHKPKAFILDEPTVGLDIKAQINFIKMLKKIAKDSSIILVTHHLEEIFEEIENIALVYNQTIYKSGKKKDILTSENLSKIFDTKISIKEKNDRYFVEEIL; from the coding sequence ATGAATATAATAGATTTTGAAAATATAAATGTAGGATATGATGAAAGAGTTGTTTTAAAAAATATCAATTTAAAAATTGAAGCTGGTGAACATTGGGCTATTTTAGGAGCAAATGGGAGTGGAAAATCTACATTAATGAAACTAATTCAATCAGAAATTCATCCAAGACATACAAATGAATTTAAAAAAGAGATTTTAGGGAAAAGTCATTATTCAATATTTGAACTAAAAAAAGAGCTAGGAATCATCACAAATGATCTTCATAACTATTTTGCTAAAGAAGCTTCTTATATGAATGGATTTGAAGTTGTGTTAAGTGGACATTATAGCTCAGTTGGTATTTTTACTCATCAAGACTTCTCAAAAGAGCAAATAAAAAGAGTAAAAGAAGTTATGAATTTTTTAGAAATATCTGATTTAAAAGATTTAAAAGTTGCTCAAATGAGTACAGGTCAGCTAAGAAAATGTATAGTTGCAAGAGCTTTAATTCATAAACCTAAAGCATTTATTTTAGATGAACCAACTGTTGGTCTTGATATAAAAGCACAGATAAATTTTATAAAAATGTTAAAAAAAATAGCAAAGGACTCTTCAATAATTCTTGTAACTCATCATCTTGAAGAGATTTTTGAAGAGATAGAAAATATTGCTTTAGTTTACAATCAAACTATATATAAAAGTGGCAAAAAAAAGGATATTTTAACTAGTGAAAATCTATCAAAGATTTTTGATACAAAAATAAGTATAAAAGAGAAAAATGATAGATATTTTGTAGAAGAGATTTTATAA
- the ribB gene encoding 3,4-dihydroxy-2-butanone-4-phosphate synthase, which produces MNQQMSNSQKNINKAIKALQNGTGIIITDDKNRENEADIIFHANTITDSQMALLIRECSGIVCLCLTPQKVKELNLPMMVKSNNSRFQTPFTISIESKEGITTGVSAKDRVKTIKSALKKDGINHIISPGHIFPLCAKQGGVLERNGHTEASIDMMKLANLEPNAVLCEITNEDGTMAKGEQITNFAKKHSMPIISIEEIIEYRLNKGE; this is translated from the coding sequence ATGAATCAACAAATGTCAAATTCACAAAAAAATATTAACAAAGCTATAAAAGCACTTCAAAATGGAACTGGAATTATCATAACTGATGATAAAAACAGAGAAAATGAAGCTGATATTATATTTCATGCAAATACAATTACAGATTCTCAAATGGCACTTCTTATAAGAGAATGTAGTGGAATTGTATGTTTATGTTTAACTCCACAAAAAGTAAAAGAGTTAAATCTTCCTATGATGGTAAAATCAAATAATTCAAGATTTCAAACACCTTTTACAATCTCAATTGAATCAAAAGAAGGTATAACAACGGGAGTTAGTGCAAAAGATAGAGTAAAAACTATAAAATCCGCATTAAAAAAAGATGGTATAAATCATATAATATCTCCAGGACATATTTTTCCTCTTTGTGCTAAGCAAGGAGGTGTTTTAGAAAGAAATGGTCATACAGAAGCTAGTATTGATATGATGAAGTTAGCAAACTTAGAACCAAATGCTGTTTTATGTGAAATTACAAATGAAGATGGAACAATGGCAAAAGGTGAACAAATAACTAATTTTGCCAAAAAACATTCAATGCCAATTATTAGTATAGAAGAGATTATAGAATATAGATTAAATAAAGGAGAGTAA
- a CDS encoding GNAT family N-acetyltransferase, with protein sequence MQIKTERLKIRTLQDSDLNDFFDIYKDEETCKYLLHNSWNEKNKNEEFKEKLSKQSLEKDFAINLACILDDVVIGEINIWNTQMKDCVEIGYCFNPKYGNKAYATEALKAVVEYLFINKNIHRIQANMDARNLVSAKLCEKIGMRREAYFIKDFYSKGEWTDSFIYGMLISDLKYKNKG encoded by the coding sequence ATGCAAATAAAAACAGAAAGACTAAAAATAAGAACTCTTCAAGATAGTGATTTAAATGATTTTTTTGATATTTATAAAGATGAAGAAACATGTAAATATTTACTACATAATTCATGGAATGAAAAAAATAAAAATGAAGAGTTTAAAGAAAAATTATCAAAACAAAGTCTTGAAAAAGATTTTGCTATAAATTTAGCTTGTATTTTAGATGATGTAGTAATTGGTGAGATAAATATTTGGAATACACAGATGAAAGATTGTGTTGAAATAGGTTATTGCTTTAATCCTAAGTATGGCAATAAAGCTTATGCAACGGAAGCTTTAAAAGCTGTTGTAGAATATCTTTTTATAAATAAAAATATTCATAGAATACAAGCAAATATGGATGCAAGAAATTTAGTATCAGCTAAACTTTGTGAAAAAATAGGAATGAGAAGAGAAGCTTATTTTATAAAAGATTTTTATAGTAAAGGTGAGTGGACAGATAGTTTTATTTATGGAATGTTAATTTCTGATTTAAAATATAAAAACAAAGGATAA
- a CDS encoding Pathogenicity locus: MAFSKEEKDELLKLKFVGETVIQRFEEIGIDSLEKLSNSSVEEITEIVSDILGSSCWKNSPQAKKAVFNAILFAKENK; encoded by the coding sequence ATGGCATTTTCAAAAGAAGAAAAAGATGAGCTTTTAAAGCTAAAATTTGTAGGCGAAACTGTAATCCAAAGATTTGAAGAAATAGGAATTGACTCTTTAGAAAAGCTTTCAAATAGTAGTGTAGAAGAGATTACAGAAATTGTTTCAGATATTTTAGGAAGTTCTTGCTGGAAAAACTCTCCACAAGCAAAAAAAGCTGTTTTTAATGCTATTTTGTTTGCAAAAGAGAATAAATAA
- a CDS encoding TIGR01777 family oxidoreductase, translating into MKTILISGGSGFVGQSLLQFFENHNYKVNILSRETLNDIEKLDEIIEKSEVIINLSGANIINRWSKKYKEILYKSRINTTKTLVESIKRVENKPKLFISTSAVGIYDNKAKYDENGSFSNDFLSKLCQDWEKEVQKAKNNITKVAIFRLAIVLGEDGGAFKKMITPFKFGLGGVIGSGKQYFPYIHIEDLLSAYKFVIQNKFDGTFNLLAPNITTNYEFTKTLGKVLNRPTIFPIPEFILKIIFSEGAKVLSDGQNVVPKRLIDLGFEFKYKNIYETLKNLVK; encoded by the coding sequence ATGAAAACAATTTTAATATCAGGTGGAAGTGGTTTTGTTGGACAAAGTTTGCTTCAATTTTTTGAAAATCATAATTATAAAGTAAATATTTTAAGTAGAGAAACTTTAAATGATATTGAAAAATTAGATGAAATTATAGAAAAAAGTGAAGTAATAATAAATCTAAGTGGTGCAAATATTATAAATAGATGGAGTAAAAAGTATAAAGAAATACTTTACAAAAGTAGAATTAATACAACAAAAACTTTGGTAGAATCTATAAAAAGAGTTGAAAATAAGCCAAAATTATTTATATCCACTTCGGCTGTTGGAATTTATGATAATAAAGCTAAATATGATGAAAATGGCTCTTTTTCAAATGATTTTTTATCAAAGCTTTGCCAAGATTGGGAAAAAGAGGTACAAAAGGCAAAAAATAATATTACAAAAGTAGCTATTTTTAGATTAGCAATTGTTTTAGGAGAAGATGGTGGAGCATTTAAAAAAATGATAACTCCTTTTAAATTTGGATTAGGTGGAGTTATTGGAAGTGGAAAACAATATTTTCCATATATTCATATAGAAGATTTACTAAGTGCTTATAAATTTGTAATACAAAATAAGTTTGATGGAACTTTTAATTTACTTGCTCCAAATATTACTACAAACTATGAATTTACAAAAACTTTAGGAAAAGTTTTAAATAGACCTACTATATTTCCAATTCCAGAATTTATATTAAAAATAATATTTAGTGAAGGTGCAAAAGTTTTAAGCGATGGACAAAATGTAGTTCCTAAAAGATTAATAGATTTAGGTTTTGAATTCAAGTATAAAAATATATATGAAACTTTGAAAAATTTAGTAAAATGA
- a CDS encoding cryptochrome/photolyase family protein: protein MKQILWFRRDLRVDDNAILSNAKDEVLAIFIFDKNILNKLEKDDKRVTFIYQSVLELKKNLQKIGLDLAIFYETPKDVFTKLKKDGFDEILTSIDFDDYAKKRDDEISNILPIKRFIDSFLIDPKDILKPNKTPYKLFTAFYNSLEFLHDSNSIKEFEIPKKLKKIDFNYNFIPTLEDLGFIKQKLPNFLYRSADELIDIFSKKIQNYQKDRDYFYLDASSNLSVHLRFGLISPRTLFNRIKKLNSPKEEIAFYIRELFWREFYNYILYYFPKSQFENLNGIEINWNENEEDFIKWCKGETGVPIIDASMKYLNQTGLMHNRLRMIVSSYLTKNLLIDWKKGEKYFALKLLDYEASSNIGSWQWAASTGVDSVPYFRVFNPYLQSKKFDKDAVFIKSVLEELKDISPKIIHIENGIQENIFLNYPRQIVGISYSRNRAIFEFKKLKPFKI from the coding sequence ATGAAACAAATACTATGGTTTAGAAGAGATTTAAGAGTAGATGATAATGCTATATTATCAAATGCAAAAGATGAAGTTTTAGCAATATTTATATTTGATAAGAATATTCTAAATAAGCTAGAAAAAGATGATAAAAGAGTTACTTTTATATATCAAAGTGTTTTAGAATTAAAAAAGAACTTACAAAAAATAGGGCTTGATTTAGCAATATTTTATGAAACACCAAAAGATGTTTTTACAAAACTAAAAAAAGATGGTTTTGATGAAATTTTAACTTCAATAGATTTTGATGACTACGCAAAAAAAAGAGATGATGAGATTTCAAATATCTTACCTATAAAAAGATTTATTGATTCATTTTTAATTGATCCAAAAGATATTTTGAAACCAAATAAAACACCATATAAACTCTTTACAGCTTTTTATAACTCTTTAGAGTTCTTACATGATTCAAATAGTATAAAAGAGTTTGAAATTCCTAAAAAATTAAAAAAAATAGATTTTAATTATAACTTTATTCCAACTCTTGAAGACTTAGGATTTATAAAACAAAAATTACCAAATTTTTTATATAGAAGTGCAGATGAGTTAATAGATATTTTTTCAAAAAAAATCCAAAATTATCAAAAAGATAGAGATTATTTTTATTTAGATGCTAGTTCAAATTTATCTGTTCATTTAAGATTTGGACTTATTTCTCCTAGAACTTTATTTAATAGAATCAAAAAATTAAATTCACCAAAAGAAGAGATAGCTTTTTATATTAGAGAGCTGTTTTGGAGAGAATTTTATAACTATATTTTATACTATTTTCCAAAATCACAATTTGAAAATTTAAATGGTATAGAAATAAACTGGAATGAAAATGAAGAAGATTTTATAAAATGGTGCAAAGGAGAAACAGGAGTTCCTATTATTGATGCTAGTATGAAATATTTAAATCAAACAGGACTTATGCATAATAGATTAAGAATGATAGTTTCTTCATATCTAACAAAAAATTTACTCATTGATTGGAAGAAAGGAGAAAAATATTTTGCTTTGAAACTTTTGGATTATGAAGCAAGTTCAAATATTGGTTCGTGGCAGTGGGCTGCTAGTACAGGAGTTGATAGTGTACCTTATTTTAGAGTTTTTAATCCTTACTTACAATCAAAAAAATTTGATAAAGATGCTGTTTTTATAAAAAGTGTCTTAGAAGAACTTAAAGATATATCACCAAAAATAATACATATAGAAAATGGTATTCAAGAAAATATATTTTTGAACTATCCAAGGCAAATTGTTGGGATATCTTATTCAAGAAATAGGGCTATCTTTGAATTTAAAAAATTAAAGCCCTTTAAGATATAA